The genomic region CCAGCGCCTTATTCGTAGGATTTTCCACAACGACGCGCTCGTGAAAACCACCGGGAATATCGCGCGGCGTCAGATGCATCTTGCCAATATTCACGCAATAGTAGCCCGCATCCGATAAATCCTGCACCCAGTTGCGGTGATTTGCCCAGTGATCAAAACTATAAACGCCCGTCGTATGCGGGTACATACCCGTAAAAATCGCCGCCCGCGATGCCACGCACGTCGCACCGGGACAATACGCCTGCCAAAACGACACGCTCTCACGCGCGAGCCGATCCAGCGTGGGCGTAACCATATAATCGTATCCCCAGGCACGGATGGTATCAAAACGTTGCTGATCGGTAATAATAAAAATGATATGGGGCCTGCTCTGAAACATAATCTCTCCTCAAGCGATAACCGGAAGCGGATGTCCCATCCTCAAGCCGAGAATGATCCAACCTTCGAGCACGGATTGCAATTCCTCGCGACACATTTCTAAGGTAGTTGCATTCGCATA from Gemmatimonadota bacterium harbors:
- a CDS encoding type II toxin-antitoxin system HicB family antitoxin; protein product: MLTTYIQSAMKNAKYEILDDQTFYGEIEGFQGVYANATTLEMCREELQSVLEGWIILGLRMGHPLPVIA
- a CDS encoding sulfatase-like hydrolase/transferase, which translates into the protein MFQSRPHIIFIITDQQRFDTIRAWGYDYMVTPTLDRLARESVSFWQAYCPGATCVASRAAIFTGMYPHTTGVYSFDHWANHRNWVQDLSDAGYYCVNIGKMHLTPRDIPGGFHERVVVENPTNKAL